AGATCAAGTTCCTCTGTGATCTGCTTGGTCTGATCGTCGACAAAAAGGCGGAGAACCTCGATGAGGAGATCGAAGCGCTGATCGAAAAACGGCAGGAAGCCAGAAAAGCCCGCGATTTCAAACTGGCAGATGAGATCCGTGACCAGCTGCTTGCGCAGGGAATCATTCTTGAGGACACAAGAGAAGGGGTAAAATGGAAGAGAGCTTAAGTTACCTGAAAGAACAATTTCAGCTGGCGGATATTGATGTGCGGTCATATTCGCCGCTGTCACTGGCTTATATCGGTGACAGCATTTATGACCTTCTGATCCGGACGATTATTATGAGCGAGGGTAATCTGCCGGTTCAGAAAATGCATAAAAAGGCCAGCGGGCTTGTCAAGGCACAGAAGCAGGCGGGTATGATGGACAGGATCCTGCCGCTTCTGACGGATGAGGAAGCCAGTGTGTTCAGAAGGGGAAGGAATGCAAAGCCACATACAGTCGCGAAGAATGCCTCAGTGTCGGATTACCGCAGGGCTACGGGGTTTGAAGCCCTGATGGGGTATCTGTATCTGTCAGGAAATATAAAAAGGATGATTGACCTGATGAAAGCAGGTCTGGAGGAAAAATAAAAATATGGAAAATCGTGAGTTTGAGGAAAATAAAATAGAGGGGCGCAACGCGGTTCTTGAAGCCTTCCGTGCCGGGCGCAGTGTAGACAAACTGTTTGTCCTCGATGGAAATCAGGACGGGCCTGTAAGGACGATCATAAGGGAAGCCAAAAAACAGGATACGATCATCAATTACGTTGCAAAGGAACGGCTGGATCAAATTTCTGAGACAGGGAAGCATCAGGGTGTGATTGCATATGCCGCATCCTATGTATACAGCAGCGTGGAGGCGATGCTGGAGCTGGCCAGGGAAAAAGGCGAGCCGCCATTTCTGATACTGCTTGACAACATTGAAGATCCACATAATCTGGGAGCAATTATCCGTACAGCAAATCTGGCAGGGGCACACGGAGTGATTATCCCTAAGAGACGGGCGGTCGGACTGACAGCGACAGTCGCTAAGGCTTCGGCGGGGGCGCTGAACTATACCCCCGTTGCAAAGGTGACAAATCTGTCGGCGGAGATCGATCAGCTGAAAAAGGAAGGTCTCTGGTTTGTCTGTGCGGATATGGGAGGGGAATCCATGTACGATCTTGATCTGAAAGGGCCGATTGGTCTTGTGATCGGAAGCGAAGGAGAAGGTGTCAGTCGTCTTGTAAGAGAAAAATGTGATTTTGTGGCTTCCATACCGATGAAAGGAGACATTGATTCGCTGAATGCTTCGGTTGCTGCCGGAATTCTTGCTTTTGAAATCGTCAGACAGAGAGGTTAAGATGAAAAACTTTGACGAGTTTACGGATGAAGAGTTATTAGAACGAATAAATCATCATGATGGGAAAGTGGAAGAGTATCTGCTGAATAAATACAAGCCGTTGGTCAGGAAGAAAGCCAGGGCGATGTATCTGGCAGGCGGTGATACGGATGACCTGATACAGGAGGGCATGCTTGGCCTCTTTAAGGCAGTGCGTGATTTCCGCCCCGGAAAGGCAGCCTCTTTTTCTACATTTGCCCAGATCTGCATTGAGCGTCAGCTGTACAACGCCATTCAAAGCTCTAAAAGGCAGAAGCATCAGCCGCTGAATTCCTATGTTTCGCTGAGTGATGAAGAATTTGCATCTCAGCTTATCCAGCTTTCTGTACAAAATCCGGAAGCGATCATCATAGATCAGGAAAGCACTGCAGGAATTGAGAAAATGATACAGTCAGCACTCAGTGACTTTGAGAACCAGGTGCTCAAACTGTATCTGGAAGGTGCAGATTATGTTCAGATTTCTGAAAAGCTGGATCGTTCTGTTAAATCTATCGACAATGCATTGCAGCGCATCCGTCAGAAAGTCAAAGCATGTGTGACCGGGACAGAAAAAACCTGATGACGTCACGCGAAATTACTGCAATTTCCGCTTGACATCAGTCTCGGACTTTGTTAAAATTACTAATCGTAGCGGAACGTTACGCGCTGCAGTAGCTCAGTAGGTAGAGCGCAACATTGGTAGTGTTGAGGTCACGGGTTCGATTCCCGTCTGTAGCTTATGGATAAGTCTCCGGAATGCTGATTTTATCAGTGTTTTCGGAGACTTCTTGATTTTCTGCAAAGAAAAAGGAGGGGTCAGTCCCCTCCGGTCCCGTCCTTGCGCGGCCGTTCTGATTCCGGCAGCGGATCTGCCGCATTTTTCGGCAGATCCACCTCCGGGATGTTGCCATCGTCGTAATCATCGACAATATCTTTCACTGGCGGGAAAATAGATTGTTTTTCCATGTGTGTATACTCCTTTTTTTCATAGGGTGTACAAAATATTGGCAAGTTATACAGAGTTAAGGAAATTGTGGAATCAAAAGGGAATCAACGGACAGAGGGAGCGTTACATGGATAAAGAATATTTAATGCTGAGAGATGAACTCCTGCATTTAGACACTGTTGTGAATAATACTATTAATTTTTTCTATGTGTTTATTGCATCGTTTATTGCATTTGCCCTGACGCAGGAGGATACGATCTTTATCCTGCTGTCTTATATTGTGATTATTCCTGCATATCTGATTGTTATCAGTAAGATGCAGGGAATTTGTAAAATCGGAGCATATTTAAGTCTGTTTCATGAGGGGGAGAAGTTTAACTGGGAAACAAGAAATATTAAGTTTAACCAGAAACATGTTACTATATTCTCCCATATCGTGTCATCAAACTTCCCGTTTATTTTTGTCAGTGCGGCTGCTGTCATCCTGTTCATGTATCGCACTCAATGGGATAAGCTTCCTCAGGTTTATGAGGAATGTAAGCTGTGCTCTGCAATTGTTCTGTTTTTGGTGGTACTGGTGCTTGCATATAAAAACAGGAATATCAATACAAATGATTACATAAAAAAATGGGAAGACATATAAAAAATACCTGGAACAGCCATTGGATTGAGTGAGATGCTTCTCAGGCTGATGACTGTTTTTTCTTTGTGTCATATTGTCCAGCTCTCATCAATAGATATAGGGTAATGATATCTTTTATCAGGAGGATGGAAATGAGTGAAGGCAAATGCAGTGAGTGCATCTACAAGGCGGAGGGTCCGTATCCGAAAGTACAGGTAAAAGAAAGAAATGCAGCGTATGCCCGCGAGATGCTCAGCAATATGGCTGATATTGCGTCAGAGATAAGTGATGTCTCACGGTACTTTTACATAGCGGTTATGACGGCACCGAAGTACGGAGAGATTTCAGAATGTTTTCATAATATCAGTATTGTGGAGATGCATCATCTCAATATATTCGCGGAGCTGGCGAGGCAGCTCGGTGCAGACCCCAGACTCTGGTGCGTAAAGAACGGAAGGAGGCGCTGGTGGTCGCCTTCGTATGTCGGTTATCCTCAGGAGCTGAGGGCTATGATAGCAGAATCGGTTAAGGCTGAGAAGGATGCTGTTATAAAGTACTCCAGGCAGGCAAAAGTCATTGAAGATATGAATATTGTTGAAAATCTGCATCGTATTATTAAGGACGAAGAGTGCCATCTTCAGACATTTCAAGAGATGTATGATCAGCTGTAAAACATATAAACCATCCGTGAGGGTGGTTTTTGTTATACTTATATCCTGCCTTTCTTTTTCATGACGGGACGACGCGGATCATTTCTATATGGGATCAGACATTACAGGATGATAAGACGCCGCAGGGTTTTAACTTTGGGTCGGAATTCAGCAGGGAAATGATTAACATTGCGCTCCACTCCGGAGAACCGATGTCTGTTGTTACCACGTTCGATGATAACGGCCACGGTACAGCGATTGCGAGTATCATAGCAGGCAGCCGAAATGAAGAAACTTCTTTTTCCGGTGTCGTTCCGGAAGCTCAGCTTGTTGTGGTTAAACTTAAAAAGGCAAAACAGAACCTTCGGAAGATCATGTGTGTTCCTGATGACGTTTTATGCTATCAGGAGACAGATCTCATGCTGGGAATCCGATACGTATTAAATGTGGCAAAAACCCTGGGGAAACCACTTGTTATCTGCATTGCCATAAGTTCAGCCATGACAGGTCATGAGGCGGCAGGGGCGACAAGCAGTTATATTAATAATCTCGGACAAATGGCACAGGTCAATGTATCTGCTGCCGCGGGAAATGAAGGGAACAACCGCAGGCATTACTATGGCAATGTGACTGAGGCTCCTTTCAGCGAAGAGTTTGAGCTCAAAGTGTCCCGCAAGGACCCGATGTTTGCTTTCCAAATCTGGCCGGATCTTCTGGCAAGGCTTTCAATCCAGATTATATCGCCGAACGGAGAATCCATGCCGATTGTATACCCATCTTTATCCGGATGCGTTGAACATCATTTTGTCTTAAGCACGACAACGATATGGGTTAACAATATACTGCTTGAAGAGGAGAATGGAACGCAGATTATGCACTGACGGTGGGTGCTTATAATCAATACAATGACAGTATTTTGCTGACTTCCGGCAGGGGCTATACGCGGGAGGGACGGGTCAAACCGGATATAGCCGCCCCAGGGTTTGAAATACCATGTGCGATTCCACACAACGTTTTAATGAACAATATGAGTTAATAAAAGGAGAGCTGAGGCAAAAGCCCCGGCAGATATGAAAAAAATCTATATAAATGTAAATTGTTTTTAGGCGAGGTACAACGGCGTTCTCTGAACTTATCTCTGACTTTTATTGCTGCTGCCCTCTTTGTTTATAAGAGAAGTATACAGTACAATTGTGATAGAACTGTGATGCTATTCTTAACAAATAGTGACAAGATGATAAAAGATATATAAAATGCTTAATAAGAATTTTACAATAAGGATTTCATCAGTGCTTTACTCCTCAAAAAATTTGAAAATCATGTCGGTTTTTTACTATAACGTGATGGGATTTTATTATATAATTTATCTGATACCCACCCGGCAGTGGGTACATGAAATCAGGGAATATCGGTACGGGTGGTTTTGGTAAAGCCAAGCACCGATATTATGCACAGAAATAAGGAGGACACCTATGAACTGGGAACCGTGGACGGGCTGCTACAAAATAAGTGACGGCTGTGCAAACTGTTATTTTTATGGGCCGTATGCAAAACGCTATGGTCAGAATACGATTCTGAAAACAGATAAATTCGACTGGCCCATCCGGAGAAATAAAAAGGGCGAATACAACATCAAAGGGGATAAGATCCTCGCTACCTGCTTTGCCACCGACTTTTTCCTGCCTGAAGCAGACGGGTGGCGTGAAGAAGTCTGGGCAATGATCCGGGAACGGACGGACATTGATTTTTTGATTTTGACAAAGCGGATCGACCGCTTCTTGGTATCCCTTCCCGCCGACTGGGGTGAGGGCTATGACAATGTGAACATCGGCTGCACGGTAGAAAACCAGGCGCTGGCTGATTACCGGCTGCCCTTGTTTTTATCCTATCCTATAAAACGGCGTTTCATTGCCTGCGCTCCGCTTTTAGAGGCAATTGACCTGACCCCATATCTTTACGGAGTGGATCATGTTACCGTTGGCGGAGAAACGGGGCGGGCTGCGCGTGAGTGCGATTATGAGTGGGTGCTGAATATCCGGGAGCAATGCGCGGGGGCGGGCGTGACCTTTTGGTTTAAGAATACGGGTTCGCTTTTCAAGCATGACGGCTTCGTGGAAAAAATCAATCCATATCAGCAGACCGGCAGGGCGAAAGAGCTTGGTATTGATATTTCGGACGGAAAAAAGTTGTTTTGAAGGATATTACTGTACAATTTTTTTTCTGAACTTCCGGAAATGGTCGTTCTTATATGATATCATGTCCATGGTCTGCCAAAAACATGTTGTACTTTGTGTAAAGGGCATCGGACATTCGCTTCTGTTTTTGTTTCGTTGATAAAGAGACTCTTTAAGGTGACCAGGCCTTCTGTTTCCAACCGGCTTACAAAAACAATGGACTAATTCAAGTTCTAACATTGAATATCTGACTACAATAAGCACAAGTTACTTCAATATTTCCACGACCTGAAGGCACATTCATTCTTTTTGAGCAGTATGGACATGTTAAGAGCGTTTTTGTATTTTTAGTAGTATTCGTTACAGGATTAACCTTTGTTTTAGTACCGAAAAATAGACCACCAAGCATTAAGATGATACCGCCAATAAGTACGTAACTCCCCCATGCCATTTTTGTCGTATAAAATGCGGTATTACTTTGATAACAGAGAGCTTTTAGTAGAAACAAACCATAAACACTCGTTACAACAGCCATAAATTTTGAAAACGAATTGGATTTTACAATCAAATATAATGTAATGACTGCCATGATGATATAGGCTGCTCCCAATTTGGAAAACCCAATAATCATATTAGAGGCAATGGAGCCTCCCTGCAAAGCGGCCGTTACATCGGAGTAAGTTTCTGATCTGCTGATGGGTAAAAAGGCTGCGGCAAAACATAATACAGCTCCCAAAGCAGCACTTGAAGATTTTTCTGTGTTTTGTGTATCCATATGTTCCCTCCTGATTAAGAATGTAATTATTTATATGTTTAGGATACAATATGTTTTCGCAAATTTGTTTTGGTGTGTATACAAACATTAATCAGGGGAAACATTGCAAAACTACAACTGAGAGTACTGTAAAAATGATGGTATACTATTGAAAAATAGATGTTTTTAGTCTATAATATCTACGTAGCATAAGATTAAGATATTATTTGCAATCATAGTATGCTGCGCTATGTGCCCCCTGGAAGTCCCGCCGGGGGCTATTTTTATTTGCACAAAAAACAGAACCAGCAAATGGCTACGCGAGAATAGTCCCCAAACAAAAAAATATCTGCCCA
The Ruminococcus gauvreauii genome window above contains:
- a CDS encoding Mini-ribonuclease 3 — its product is MEESLSYLKEQFQLADIDVRSYSPLSLAYIGDSIYDLLIRTIIMSEGNLPVQKMHKKASGLVKAQKQAGMMDRILPLLTDEEASVFRRGRNAKPHTVAKNASVSDYRRATGFEALMGYLYLSGNIKRMIDLMKAGLEEK
- the rlmB gene encoding 23S rRNA (guanosine(2251)-2'-O)-methyltransferase RlmB — its product is MENREFEENKIEGRNAVLEAFRAGRSVDKLFVLDGNQDGPVRTIIREAKKQDTIINYVAKERLDQISETGKHQGVIAYAASYVYSSVEAMLELAREKGEPPFLILLDNIEDPHNLGAIIRTANLAGAHGVIIPKRRAVGLTATVAKASAGALNYTPVAKVTNLSAEIDQLKKEGLWFVCADMGGESMYDLDLKGPIGLVIGSEGEGVSRLVREKCDFVASIPMKGDIDSLNASVAAGILAFEIVRQRG
- the sigH gene encoding RNA polymerase sporulation sigma factor SigH, coding for MKNFDEFTDEELLERINHHDGKVEEYLLNKYKPLVRKKARAMYLAGGDTDDLIQEGMLGLFKAVRDFRPGKAASFSTFAQICIERQLYNAIQSSKRQKHQPLNSYVSLSDEEFASQLIQLSVQNPEAIIIDQESTAGIEKMIQSALSDFENQVLKLYLEGADYVQISEKLDRSVKSIDNALQRIRQKVKACVTGTEKT
- a CDS encoding AE-binding protein, with translation MEKQSIFPPVKDIVDDYDDGNIPEVDLPKNAADPLPESERPRKDGTGGD
- a CDS encoding ferritin-like domain-containing protein, whose translation is MSEGKCSECIYKAEGPYPKVQVKERNAAYAREMLSNMADIASEISDVSRYFYIAVMTAPKYGEISECFHNISIVEMHHLNIFAELARQLGADPRLWCVKNGRRRWWSPSYVGYPQELRAMIAESVKAEKDAVIKYSRQAKVIEDMNIVENLHRIIKDEECHLQTFQEMYDQL
- a CDS encoding S8 family serine peptidase — translated: MLYLYPAFLFHDGTTRIISIWDQTLQDDKTPQGFNFGSEFSREMINIALHSGEPMSVVTTFDDNGHGTAIASIIAGSRNEETSFSGVVPEAQLVVVKLKKAKQNLRKIMCVPDDVLCYQETDLMLGIRYVLNVAKTLGKPLVICIAISSAMTGHEAAGATSSYINNLGQMAQVNVSAAAGNEGNNRRHYYGNVTEAPFSEEFELKVSRKDPMFAFQIWPDLLARLSIQIISPNGESMPIVYPSLSGCVEHHFVLSTTTIWVNNILLEEENGTQIMH
- a CDS encoding DUF5131 family protein, encoding MNWEPWTGCYKISDGCANCYFYGPYAKRYGQNTILKTDKFDWPIRRNKKGEYNIKGDKILATCFATDFFLPEADGWREEVWAMIRERTDIDFLILTKRIDRFLVSLPADWGEGYDNVNIGCTVENQALADYRLPLFLSYPIKRRFIACAPLLEAIDLTPYLYGVDHVTVGGETGRAARECDYEWVLNIREQCAGAGVTFWFKNTGSLFKHDGFVEKINPYQQTGRAKELGIDISDGKKLF